From Paenibacillus physcomitrellae, the proteins below share one genomic window:
- a CDS encoding YfhD family protein: protein MKQQSKSQGQGQHAKSLSKQLEGHNLDVEFSEERADQEDWEALERSERADARQENKTPKL from the coding sequence ATGAAACAGCAGAGTAAATCGCAAGGACAAGGACAACACGCAAAAAGCTTGTCCAAACAGCTTGAAGGCCACAATCTGGACGTAGAGTTCTCGGAAGAACGTGCCGACCAGGAGGATTGGGAAGCACTCGAACGCAGTGAACGCGCCGATGCCCGCCAGGAGAACAAAACGCCTAAACTGTAA
- the prmA gene encoding 50S ribosomal protein L11 methyltransferase: MISNFLHESGAGGVSIEEHVDNNKPRDTSLGQWFEIPPNDIPEGEAKLSGYFPEGSDMDAIQQEIKERIEELREYDINPGAAEFSLRDVSEDDWANNWKKYFKPIRVSDRLTIKPTWEDYLPASEQEKIIELDPGMAFGTGTHPTTALCLRTLESVIQEGDEVIDVGTGSGILAIGAVRLGAKHVLALDLDPIAVTSTRENTQLNGLEKQISIFESDLLAVLKSGKGASELGVTLPVRVVVANILAEIILLFIDDVYQALQSGGYYIASGIYKNKEKEVEEGLTAAGFEITHTAREEDWVAFVARKG; this comes from the coding sequence ATGATTTCGAACTTTCTGCACGAATCCGGTGCAGGCGGCGTTTCCATTGAGGAGCATGTCGATAACAATAAACCGAGAGATACTTCTTTGGGACAATGGTTCGAAATTCCGCCCAATGATATTCCGGAGGGAGAAGCAAAGCTCAGTGGTTATTTTCCTGAAGGCAGTGACATGGATGCCATTCAGCAGGAGATCAAAGAGCGGATCGAGGAGCTGCGCGAATATGACATCAATCCAGGTGCTGCCGAATTTTCACTGCGGGATGTAAGCGAAGACGACTGGGCGAATAATTGGAAAAAATACTTCAAGCCCATCCGCGTTTCGGACCGCTTGACGATCAAACCGACTTGGGAGGATTACCTGCCGGCCTCCGAACAGGAGAAAATTATCGAGCTTGATCCGGGCATGGCTTTCGGAACAGGAACCCATCCAACAACGGCGCTCTGCTTGCGGACGCTGGAGTCCGTGATTCAGGAAGGCGACGAAGTTATTGATGTAGGCACAGGTTCCGGCATTTTGGCTATCGGGGCAGTCCGGCTTGGAGCCAAGCATGTACTCGCGCTTGACCTTGATCCGATTGCAGTTACGAGCACCCGTGAGAACACGCAGCTGAACGGGCTGGAGAAGCAGATCTCGATCTTCGAAAGCGATCTTTTGGCCGTGCTGAAGAGCGGCAAAGGCGCCTCAGAGCTGGGTGTAACTCTGCCGGTCCGCGTCGTGGTTGCCAACATTTTAGCCGAGATTATTCTTCTGTTCATTGATGATGTTTATCAGGCGCTTCAGTCTGGCGGTTATTATATCGCTTCCGGCATTTACAAGAACAAAGAGAAGGAAGTTGAAGAAGGACTTACTGCGGCAGGCTTCGAGATCACGCATACGGCACGTGAAGAAGATTGGGTCGCGTTTGTGGCGAGAAAGGGGTAA
- a CDS encoding Na/Pi cotransporter family protein, with amino-acid sequence MFREIIIPLIFGLALFIFGMKMMELALQAWAGPVLTKLLNTVSATPLKGLVFSTAVTALLQSSTAVTVMTIGLVNAGLLTYGRTLGIILGGNIGTCLTTELIALHISSFGPPLLLLSLCIWLAAVVLHDKLPFRLQKHASLLISTQHAALAAAGFGIVLTAIAWMQSTGAALQTYGLIDWFTKRAESSILWGVAAGAVLTAVVHSSAAVIGLAMGLAAAGALPVPLGIAVVLGSNVGTCVTAVIASIGGTRSGRFVAWSHIALNVGGCLLFLPFIRELGAASAWMTSDASAMIAHSQTLFNVLSSLIALPLCYLPVWKRLDKFT; translated from the coding sequence GTGTTCCGCGAAATAATCATCCCGCTGATCTTTGGACTGGCCCTCTTTATATTTGGCATGAAAATGATGGAGCTGGCCTTGCAGGCCTGGGCAGGACCGGTACTGACGAAGCTGCTGAACACGGTATCGGCAACCCCGCTTAAAGGGCTTGTGTTCAGTACGGCCGTGACTGCCCTGCTGCAGAGCAGCACAGCCGTTACCGTGATGACGATCGGCCTCGTCAATGCCGGTCTGCTGACCTATGGCCGTACGCTGGGGATCATCCTCGGGGGCAATATCGGTACCTGTCTGACCACCGAACTTATTGCCCTTCATATTTCTTCCTTTGGCCCTCCGCTGCTCCTGCTTTCCTTGTGCATCTGGCTTGCGGCGGTCGTCCTGCATGATAAATTACCGTTCCGGCTGCAAAAACATGCCTCTCTGCTGATTTCCACCCAGCACGCGGCTTTGGCAGCTGCAGGCTTCGGCATCGTGCTTACGGCCATTGCCTGGATGCAAAGCACCGGCGCAGCCCTGCAAACCTACGGTTTGATCGACTGGTTCACTAAACGTGCCGAAAGCAGCATCCTGTGGGGCGTAGCCGCCGGTGCCGTTCTGACTGCGGTTGTTCACAGCAGCGCCGCCGTGATCGGGCTCGCCATGGGACTGGCTGCTGCCGGGGCCCTGCCCGTGCCGCTTGGCATCGCCGTTGTGCTGGGTTCCAACGTCGGCACCTGCGTGACCGCCGTGATCGCCTCGATCGGCGGAACCCGCTCCGGCCGCTTTGTAGCCTGGTCCCACATTGCGCTTAATGTCGGAGGCTGCCTGCTGTTCCTGCCTTTTATCCGCGAGCTTGGGGCAGCCTCCGCCTGGATGACCTCCGATGCTTCGGCGATGATCGCTCATAGTCAAACTTTGTTTAATGTGTTAAGCTCCCTGATCGCCCTGCCATTGTGTTACCTGCCAGTATGGAAACGGCTGGATAAATTCACCTAG
- a CDS encoding class I SAM-dependent rRNA methyltransferase, giving the protein MAAVILQRSRKKRLEQGHPWVYKSEIDRVEEGALPGDLVEVVNHQGRYLATGYYNPASQITVRIVSYKPIQAMDTAFFVERFTDCLRHRSRFVQEDAYRLVYGEADFLPGLIVDRFGDVLVVQLLTLGMDKHRDEIVEALWQVLQPKGIYERSDVGVREIEGLEQVKGPLYGDCPRHVTVTENGLLISVDIMEGQKTGYFFDQRENRASIAPLMLGWGEKSGIRLQELEDAEAGTRLVPVNKSGKEVTFPYWDGATVLECFSHTGSFTLHACKYGAKKVTCLDISEHAIESARENVKLNGFEDRVEFVVADAFDYLRSQVKGQEERKARAEGKADTSTPLAPGTGRTWDVVILDPPAFAKTRKAVAGACRGYKDINLHGMKLVNEGGYLVTASCSYHMRPDLFLSTIAEAAEDAGKILRLVEWRAAGKDHPQILGVDEGHYLKFAIFEVRSKV; this is encoded by the coding sequence ATGGCAGCAGTAATTTTGCAGCGCAGCCGCAAGAAAAGGCTGGAACAGGGGCATCCCTGGGTTTATAAAAGTGAGATTGACCGGGTGGAAGAAGGAGCACTTCCAGGCGATCTGGTAGAGGTCGTGAACCATCAGGGACGTTATTTGGCAACTGGTTATTATAACCCGGCTTCCCAAATTACAGTGCGGATCGTTTCATATAAGCCGATTCAGGCGATGGATACGGCTTTTTTTGTTGAGCGGTTTACCGATTGCCTTCGCCATCGCAGCCGGTTTGTGCAGGAAGATGCCTACCGGCTCGTTTATGGGGAAGCTGATTTCCTGCCGGGACTGATCGTGGACCGCTTTGGCGATGTTCTGGTCGTACAGCTGCTTACGCTGGGCATGGATAAACACCGCGATGAGATCGTGGAGGCATTGTGGCAGGTTCTGCAGCCAAAAGGCATCTACGAGCGCAGCGATGTCGGCGTCCGGGAGATCGAAGGCCTTGAACAGGTGAAGGGGCCTTTGTACGGCGATTGTCCGCGTCATGTGACCGTAACGGAGAACGGCCTTCTGATCTCCGTAGACATCATGGAAGGACAGAAGACCGGCTATTTCTTTGATCAACGGGAGAACCGTGCGTCAATCGCTCCGCTTATGCTGGGCTGGGGGGAGAAAAGCGGCATCCGTCTTCAGGAGCTGGAAGATGCGGAGGCAGGTACCCGCCTGGTGCCTGTGAACAAAAGCGGCAAAGAAGTGACGTTCCCCTATTGGGACGGTGCGACCGTGCTGGAGTGCTTCTCACACACCGGCAGCTTCACGCTGCATGCCTGCAAATACGGAGCCAAGAAGGTCACTTGTCTCGACATCTCCGAGCATGCCATCGAAAGCGCCCGCGAGAACGTAAAGCTGAACGGGTTCGAAGACCGGGTCGAGTTTGTGGTAGCCGATGCTTTTGATTACCTGCGAAGTCAGGTCAAAGGCCAGGAAGAACGCAAAGCACGGGCTGAAGGCAAAGCTGACACCTCTACGCCGCTTGCGCCGGGCACAGGCCGGACATGGGATGTGGTTATTCTTGATCCGCCGGCCTTTGCCAAAACGAGAAAAGCGGTAGCCGGAGCCTGCCGGGGCTACAAGGACATCAACCTGCACGGGATGAAGCTGGTTAACGAAGGCGGGTATCTGGTTACAGCCAGCTGCTCCTACCACATGCGTCCCGACCTGTTCCTGAGCACGATCGCCGAGGCGGCAGAGGATGCGGGGAAAATTCTGCGGCTGGTGGAATGGCGCGCAGCAGGCAAGGATCATCCTCAAATTTTAGGTGTGGACGAAGGCCACTATCTGAAATTCGCTATTTTTGAAGTTCGCAGCAAAGTCTGA
- a CDS encoding NUDIX hydrolase, translating into MAHKEISAGGVVYRREEGQLQIQLITDRYGKMSFAKGKQEPGETVEETALREIWEETGVHGVIIQPIDIIAYQYEHAEYGLVDKEVHYYLVESAQGELKAQIEEIRGVDWYEPKEAWEKQRTSGYDNNDFILEKGLKLLGVEV; encoded by the coding sequence ATGGCACATAAAGAAATTTCGGCCGGAGGCGTCGTTTATCGCCGGGAAGAAGGACAGCTTCAAATCCAGCTCATTACGGACCGTTACGGCAAAATGTCTTTTGCCAAAGGCAAACAGGAGCCGGGCGAAACGGTAGAAGAAACCGCGCTTAGAGAGATTTGGGAGGAAACGGGCGTTCATGGCGTCATTATCCAGCCAATTGATATCATCGCTTACCAATACGAACATGCCGAATATGGCCTGGTGGATAAGGAAGTCCATTATTATTTGGTCGAAAGCGCTCAAGGCGAGCTTAAAGCCCAAATTGAGGAAATCCGCGGCGTAGACTGGTATGAACCGAAGGAAGCCTGGGAGAAGCAGCGTACATCCGGGTATGATAATAATGATTTTATTTTGGAAAAAGGGCTGAAGCTGCTTGGTGTGGAAGTCTAG
- a CDS encoding site-2 protease family protein: protein MGFLDSIFAFPMDVLPFILVVILIAFTFHEFAHAYTAYKFGDPTAKMLGRVTLNPASHIELFGTIMILLLGFGWARPVPVNRDNFSKPRLMGIIVSLVGPLSNLLIGFIATIVYVALINAGVIGGEGDSRFQVAVQLFLYYLSILNIGLFLFNLLPLPPLDGYRIVEDLVPRRIRPMLQQYEQWASLIFLLFVFVPPLRAVTIAPLYGLIYHIFHAFTQLYLSLFG from the coding sequence ATGGGTTTTCTGGATTCCATTTTTGCTTTTCCCATGGATGTGCTGCCTTTTATTCTGGTAGTCATCCTGATTGCTTTTACATTTCATGAATTTGCCCACGCCTATACGGCCTATAAATTTGGAGATCCAACGGCCAAGATGCTGGGAAGGGTCACCTTAAACCCGGCGTCCCATATTGAGCTGTTCGGTACGATCATGATCCTGCTGCTTGGCTTTGGTTGGGCCCGGCCTGTTCCGGTGAACAGGGACAACTTCAGCAAACCTCGTTTGATGGGGATCATTGTTTCGTTAGTTGGTCCTTTAAGTAATCTGCTGATTGGTTTCATTGCTACGATTGTTTATGTGGCATTAATCAACGCAGGGGTGATCGGGGGAGAAGGGGATTCCCGCTTCCAGGTTGCCGTTCAGCTGTTCCTGTACTATTTGAGTATTCTGAATATCGGTCTGTTCTTATTTAACTTGCTGCCTTTGCCTCCGCTGGACGGTTACCGGATTGTTGAGGATCTCGTTCCAAGACGCATTCGGCCGATGCTGCAGCAATACGAACAATGGGCTTCGTTGATCTTCCTGCTGTTTGTATTTGTCCCGCCTTTAAGGGCGGTAACGATAGCTCCTTTATACGGATTGATCTATCACATTTTTCATGCGTTTACCCAGTTATACTTAAGTTTGTTCGGCTGA
- the mtaB gene encoding tRNA (N(6)-L-threonylcarbamoyladenosine(37)-C(2))-methylthiotransferase MtaB has translation MPSVAFYTLGCKVNFYDTEAIWQLFKNEGYEQVDFEQTADVYLINTCTVTNTGDKKSRQIIRRAVRRNPDAIIAVTGCYAQTSPAEIMDIPGVDLVIGTQDRDKILNYVNEIQTKRQPINAVRNIMKTREFEELDVPNFTDHTRAFLKIQEGCNNFCTFCIIPWSRGLSRSRDPKSVIAQARQLVASGYKEIVLTGIHTGGYGDDLDDYKLADLLWDLDKVEGLERVRISSIEASQIDDRVLEVLKKSPKMCRHFHIPLQAGNDEVLKRMRRKYTIAEFEEKIRKIREFMPDVAITTDIIVGFPGETDEHYRDGFEAIKRIGFSELHVFPYSKRTGTPAARMEDQVDEEVKHARVHELIDLSEQMQLAYAEKFVGEVLEVIPERDEKGQYGPGRSMGMSDNYLQVVFDTAEDLTGRLCRVKVTEAGVNGCEGTLVRILDELPEAAGR, from the coding sequence ATGCCATCTGTAGCTTTTTATACGCTTGGATGTAAAGTTAACTTTTATGATACAGAAGCCATTTGGCAGCTGTTTAAAAATGAAGGATACGAGCAGGTGGACTTCGAGCAGACCGCTGACGTCTATCTGATCAATACTTGTACAGTAACGAATACCGGGGATAAGAAGAGCCGTCAAATTATCCGCCGGGCCGTTCGGCGCAACCCGGATGCGATTATCGCCGTAACCGGATGTTACGCGCAAACCTCGCCGGCCGAAATTATGGACATCCCGGGCGTGGATCTTGTCATCGGTACCCAGGACCGGGACAAAATTCTAAATTACGTCAATGAAATTCAAACCAAACGCCAGCCGATCAACGCGGTCCGCAATATTATGAAGACCCGCGAATTCGAGGAGCTGGACGTTCCAAACTTTACGGATCATACCCGGGCTTTCCTGAAAATCCAGGAAGGCTGCAACAACTTCTGCACCTTCTGTATTATCCCTTGGTCCCGCGGATTGTCGCGCAGCCGTGATCCGAAGAGCGTTATCGCTCAAGCGAGACAGCTTGTGGCTTCAGGGTATAAAGAAATCGTATTGACCGGCATCCATACCGGCGGATACGGCGACGATTTGGACGATTACAAATTGGCCGATCTGCTGTGGGATCTGGATAAAGTGGAAGGGCTGGAGCGCGTTCGAATCAGTTCGATCGAAGCCAGCCAAATCGACGATAGAGTGCTTGAGGTGCTTAAGAAGTCGCCGAAAATGTGCCGCCACTTCCATATTCCGCTTCAGGCCGGCAATGACGAAGTGCTGAAACGGATGAGACGGAAATATACCATCGCCGAGTTTGAGGAGAAGATCCGTAAAATCCGCGAATTTATGCCGGACGTAGCCATTACTACCGACATCATTGTAGGTTTCCCTGGTGAAACGGACGAGCATTACCGCGACGGCTTCGAGGCCATCAAGCGGATCGGATTCTCTGAGCTGCACGTCTTCCCTTATTCCAAACGGACCGGCACTCCGGCAGCCCGTATGGAAGATCAGGTCGATGAAGAAGTGAAGCATGCACGTGTGCATGAGCTGATCGACTTGTCCGAGCAAATGCAGCTGGCTTATGCCGAGAAGTTCGTCGGCGAGGTGCTTGAAGTCATTCCGGAACGCGATGAGAAAGGCCAATACGGCCCAGGACGTTCGATGGGCATGAGTGACAACTATTTGCAGGTTGTGTTTGATACGGCCGAAGATTTGACCGGACGTTTGTGCCGCGTGAAGGTTACCGAAGCAGGCGTGAACGGCTGCGAAGGAACGCTGGTCCGCATCCTGGACGAGCTGCCTGAGGCTGCCGGACGGTAG
- a CDS encoding 16S rRNA (uracil(1498)-N(3))-methyltransferase → MQRYFIPPEQFGEQQVQVTGEDARHITKVMRGKPGDKFIVSDGQGRVVLAELSLLEPEGVTAVILETIEDTSEPRIKVDIAQSLPKGDKMETVIQKCTEIGAAAFVPFLSERTIVQYDERKEEKRIARWSKIAKEAAEQAHRSRIPDVGQPVKWKKLLELFDGYDLVCMCYEKELGEQLRDIVQPFAASLGPEVSSRVLVVVGPEGGFTEEEVAEAEAAGAKSVGLGRRILRTETAGMAALTCILYETGEMGGV, encoded by the coding sequence ATGCAGCGTTATTTTATTCCGCCTGAGCAGTTCGGAGAGCAGCAGGTGCAGGTCACGGGCGAAGATGCACGCCATATCACAAAAGTGATGCGCGGCAAGCCCGGTGACAAGTTCATTGTCAGCGACGGACAAGGCCGTGTGGTGCTGGCAGAGCTGTCTTTACTGGAACCGGAGGGTGTAACCGCGGTTATTCTGGAGACAATAGAAGATACCAGTGAGCCCCGGATCAAGGTGGATATAGCCCAAAGTCTGCCAAAAGGCGATAAAATGGAGACGGTCATCCAGAAGTGCACGGAGATCGGAGCCGCCGCCTTTGTGCCGTTTCTATCGGAGCGGACGATCGTGCAGTACGATGAGCGGAAGGAAGAGAAGCGCATCGCGCGCTGGAGCAAAATCGCCAAAGAAGCGGCCGAGCAGGCCCATCGCAGCCGTATTCCTGACGTGGGACAGCCGGTGAAATGGAAGAAGCTGCTGGAGCTTTTTGACGGTTATGATCTGGTGTGTATGTGTTATGAAAAAGAACTTGGCGAACAGTTAAGAGACATCGTTCAGCCGTTTGCCGCTTCGCTGGGACCTGAGGTCTCCAGCCGTGTGCTGGTGGTTGTAGGTCCGGAAGGCGGATTTACCGAAGAGGAAGTGGCCGAGGCAGAAGCCGCCGGCGCGAAATCAGTCGGACTCGGCAGGCGGATTTTGAGAACGGAAACGGCCGGCATGGCCGCCCTGACCTGCATATTATATGAAACCGGAGAAATGGGGGGAGTTTAG